A stretch of Parachlamydia sp. AcF125 DNA encodes these proteins:
- a CDS encoding KH domain-containing protein: MKEFIEYLVKNLVEDPQSVIVNCYEGESGIVVEIRVNQADIGKVVGRKGMTIKALRTIASMVCARLGLKVRLELME; this comes from the coding sequence ATGAAAGAATTTATAGAATATTTAGTTAAAAATCTCGTCGAAGATCCTCAATCCGTCATAGTGAATTGCTATGAAGGTGAATCGGGGATCGTTGTAGAAATTCGCGTTAACCAAGCAGATATTGGCAAGGTTGTTGGCCGCAAAGGAATGACAATCAAAGCCTTAAGAACAATTGCCTCTATGGTTTGCGCCCGTCTCGGGTTAAAAGTTCGCTTGGAATTAATGGAATAG
- the murC gene encoding UDP-N-acetylmuramate--L-alanine ligase, with product MKSYHFIGIGGIGMSGLARILMSQNIPVSGSDLAENATTRALKEAGATLFIGHSATYIQPHMHIVYTSDIKESNPEFMAAKQLQCPLLHRSELLALLMQNQKTLAVTGTHGKTTTSSLLAWVLQAMGQDPSFAVGGIIAQLNTNARHGKGEYFVAEADESDGSFLRYSPYGGIITNIDLDHMNYYQTEEALEQAFLTFAKKVKSSDHLFWCGDDSRLQKLSLKGISYGFNPDCQLRILRFTQKGWKAFFDMEYQGECYHDIEIAQIGSYNVLNSAAVFGLALSLGLDEQEIRKALAIFPGVGRRCTKRGQKQKILFIDDYAHHPREIEVTLRAIREAIGEKRLIVLFQPHRYSRTKDCLGTYQTIFNSVDIVYVTDIYAAGEQEIPGISAQKILEEICQNKNLECCYAPRTEIGKKVYPRLFPHDVVVTLGAGDIHAVIPELLQEMDTNPPKLHVGMVYGGKSAEHEVSLNSARYIRRALSQDLYEVSEFLITPEGQWLTKNQEAKGTPLISSEVFEQIQACDIFFPILHGTFGEDGTIQGFFEILGKPYIGCDHQSSAICMDKEVTKRLMQREGIPTAPFIAFTETDWAHRSDEIIQEIQHHLTFPLFVKPVHLGSSFGVQKVTAWEELKRAILHAFELDSVILVEKEIVGREIEFAILGNEQITVLPPGEIFSEGKMYDYIGKYSSDKATPSAARAALPEKWIEEGKLLALKAYRAATCKGLARIDFFLDQSGTFWFNEINPLPGFTPLSLYPQICEANGFSSEELIDRLLILGLQRTRLKEKKAYRQFA from the coding sequence ATGAAATCCTATCACTTTATTGGCATCGGTGGCATAGGAATGAGCGGCTTAGCCAGAATTCTCATGAGCCAAAATATTCCTGTCAGTGGAAGCGATTTAGCTGAAAACGCTACAACCCGCGCTTTAAAAGAGGCTGGAGCTACCCTTTTTATTGGGCATTCAGCTACGTATATTCAACCTCATATGCATATTGTTTATACGAGCGACATTAAGGAATCCAATCCGGAATTTATGGCAGCCAAGCAACTTCAGTGCCCCTTGCTGCATCGTTCAGAGCTTTTGGCGTTGCTGATGCAAAATCAAAAAACTCTCGCCGTTACCGGCACGCATGGCAAAACAACCACGTCTAGCCTTTTAGCTTGGGTCCTTCAAGCAATGGGGCAAGATCCCTCATTTGCTGTAGGAGGGATCATTGCCCAACTCAATACAAATGCTCGTCATGGGAAAGGGGAGTATTTTGTGGCAGAAGCGGATGAAAGTGACGGCTCTTTTTTGCGTTATTCTCCGTATGGGGGGATTATCACTAATATTGATTTAGATCACATGAATTATTATCAGACTGAAGAGGCACTTGAGCAAGCTTTTTTAACTTTTGCTAAAAAAGTTAAATCAAGTGATCACCTTTTTTGGTGTGGGGATGATTCCCGCTTACAAAAGCTTTCCCTAAAAGGGATTTCCTATGGATTTAATCCTGATTGTCAGCTGCGCATCTTGCGCTTCACTCAAAAAGGATGGAAAGCATTTTTTGACATGGAATACCAAGGGGAGTGCTATCATGACATTGAGATTGCCCAAATTGGCTCTTATAATGTTTTAAATAGTGCGGCTGTTTTTGGCTTGGCCTTAAGCTTAGGTTTAGACGAGCAAGAGATCCGAAAAGCTTTGGCAATTTTTCCGGGCGTAGGGAGAAGGTGCACAAAACGGGGACAAAAGCAGAAAATTTTATTTATCGATGACTATGCCCACCACCCTCGGGAAATTGAAGTGACCTTAAGAGCAATCAGAGAAGCAATTGGGGAAAAAAGATTGATTGTTCTCTTTCAACCTCATCGCTATTCCCGCACAAAAGATTGCCTAGGGACTTACCAAACAATTTTTAACTCAGTTGATATTGTCTACGTCACAGACATTTATGCCGCAGGAGAACAAGAGATTCCGGGCATCTCGGCGCAGAAAATTTTAGAGGAGATTTGCCAAAACAAAAATTTAGAATGTTGCTATGCTCCCCGCACAGAAATTGGGAAAAAAGTTTATCCGCGCCTCTTCCCCCATGATGTGGTGGTGACTTTAGGAGCAGGGGACATTCACGCGGTTATCCCCGAGTTACTTCAAGAAATGGATACCAATCCTCCAAAATTGCATGTGGGCATGGTATATGGAGGAAAATCGGCCGAGCATGAGGTTTCGCTAAACTCGGCTCGCTATATTCGGCGGGCGCTCTCTCAAGATTTATATGAGGTCTCCGAATTCTTGATTACGCCAGAAGGGCAATGGTTGACGAAAAATCAAGAAGCTAAGGGGACTCCTTTAATCTCTTCAGAGGTTTTTGAGCAAATACAAGCTTGCGATATTTTTTTTCCCATTTTACATGGAACGTTTGGGGAGGATGGGACCATTCAAGGGTTTTTTGAAATTTTAGGAAAGCCCTATATTGGGTGTGATCACCAAAGCTCTGCCATCTGCATGGATAAAGAGGTGACTAAACGCCTCATGCAAAGAGAGGGAATTCCAACTGCTCCTTTTATTGCTTTTACAGAAACCGATTGGGCCCATCGCTCCGATGAAATTATTCAAGAAATCCAACACCACTTAACCTTTCCACTTTTTGTAAAACCTGTTCATTTAGGCTCAAGCTTTGGAGTGCAAAAAGTGACCGCTTGGGAGGAATTAAAGAGGGCCATTCTGCATGCTTTTGAGCTTGATTCTGTCATTTTAGTGGAAAAGGAGATTGTAGGGCGAGAGATTGAATTTGCTATTTTAGGAAATGAGCAGATCACAGTGCTTCCCCCCGGAGAAATTTTTTCCGAGGGGAAAATGTATGATTATATAGGAAAATATTCAAGCGATAAAGCCACCCCTTCAGCGGCCAGGGCTGCTCTTCCTGAAAAATGGATAGAAGAAGGAAAGTTGCTTGCTCTCAAAGCTTATCGAGCTGCAACTTGCAAAGGGCTGGCTCGTATCGATTTTTTTCTTGATCAATCGGGAACTTTTTGGTTTAACGAAATTAATCCCCTTCCAGGATTTACTCCGTTGAGCCTCTATCCCCAAATCTGTGAGGCAAATGGATTTTCTAGCGAAGAGTTGATTGATCGCTTACTCATCTTGGGTTTACAGCGCACAAGGCTAAAAGAGAAAAAAGCTTATAGACAATTTGCTTAA
- a CDS encoding haloacid dehalogenase-like hydrolase, whose product MLKTPTHLTVFDLDHTLLLQNSSLKLGIYLYQTGKLTWYKMCLLIACYGLHKIGVVSFRRLHLLCLKIYFQFIAFSELETWIEEFLDSQFEKMINPLVVSKLGEAQQLNHYTILLSTSPAFLVKHFAKRFQVDYWKGTSYIVENDKLIGVASVLGGQDKATYVASFLKEKGIPLHHSTAYTDHIADLPLLQTVGNAVVVNPSKKLRRLCLQNNWTVLN is encoded by the coding sequence ATGCTAAAAACGCCTACTCATCTCACTGTTTTTGATCTCGATCACACCCTTCTGTTGCAAAATAGTAGCCTAAAGCTAGGCATCTATTTATATCAAACGGGGAAACTCACGTGGTATAAAATGTGTCTTCTAATTGCATGCTATGGATTGCACAAAATAGGGGTTGTTTCTTTTCGCAGATTGCATCTGCTTTGCCTAAAGATTTATTTTCAATTTATCGCTTTTTCCGAGCTAGAAACCTGGATAGAAGAATTTTTAGATAGCCAGTTTGAAAAAATGATTAACCCTCTTGTGGTTTCAAAGCTAGGGGAGGCCCAGCAATTGAATCATTATACGATCCTTTTATCGACCTCTCCCGCTTTTTTAGTTAAACATTTCGCTAAACGGTTCCAGGTTGATTATTGGAAGGGGACTTCCTATATAGTAGAAAATGACAAGCTTATAGGAGTGGCCTCGGTTTTAGGGGGGCAGGATAAAGCCACCTATGTGGCTTCATTTTTAAAGGAAAAAGGAATTCCCCTCCACCACTCTACTGCTTATACCGATCATATTGCAGATCTCCCTTTGCTCCAAACTGTGGGAAATGCCGTGGTGGTCAATCCAAGTAAAAAGTTGCGCCGCTTATGCCTGCAAAACAATTGGACGGTATTAAACTAA
- the ssb gene encoding single-stranded DNA-binding protein — MVALNKVLIAGRLTRKPELRKTPNGVSVTDLLLALNREFVSFNGEKQHEVCFVDVVVWGKQAEHCVNSLSCSSSVLIEGRLQLDVWHAKDGDKRCKLRVAAERVQFLDKKSHQDGPEGKISELAELSS, encoded by the coding sequence ATGGTCGCGCTAAATAAAGTGTTAATTGCAGGGCGTCTCACCCGCAAGCCTGAATTGCGAAAGACTCCGAATGGAGTTTCTGTTACAGATCTTTTGTTAGCATTAAACCGTGAATTTGTAAGCTTTAATGGCGAAAAGCAACACGAGGTTTGTTTTGTCGACGTTGTCGTATGGGGCAAACAAGCAGAGCATTGTGTCAATTCTCTGTCATGTTCCTCTTCTGTGCTGATTGAGGGGCGTCTACAGCTCGATGTCTGGCATGCCAAAGATGGCGATAAACGTTGTAAACTTCGTGTTGCTGCCGAAAGAGTTCAATTTTTAGATAAAAAAAGCCACCAAGATGGGCCTGAAGGTAAAATATCTGAATTGGCAGAGCTTTCTTCTTAA
- a CDS encoding NADPH-dependent FMN reductase → MKIMGISGSLRAHSKTSLVLKIALEKTKNWGGIPQLIELRHLNLPFCQGEKEYENYPDVAALRKSFKTADGIILATPEYHGSISGALKNALDLLHENDMEGKVVALISVLGGEMSTNALQTMRMICRHLHAWVIPDQLAIPYSFQAFDAQGNLLDVDMEARIERLVQNFVKAIQKLR, encoded by the coding sequence ATGAAAATTATGGGGATCTCTGGAAGCTTAAGGGCTCATTCAAAAACTAGTTTAGTTTTAAAAATAGCCCTGGAAAAAACTAAAAACTGGGGTGGTATTCCGCAATTAATAGAATTGCGTCACTTAAACCTTCCTTTTTGTCAGGGTGAAAAAGAATATGAAAACTATCCGGATGTGGCAGCATTGCGCAAGAGTTTTAAAACTGCTGATGGAATTATTTTAGCAACCCCCGAATACCATGGTAGCATAAGTGGGGCGTTGAAAAATGCCCTTGATTTACTGCATGAAAACGATATGGAAGGAAAAGTGGTGGCTTTAATTAGTGTTTTAGGGGGCGAAATGAGTACAAACGCGCTGCAAACGATGCGCATGATCTGTCGCCATTTACATGCTTGGGTGATTCCTGACCAGCTAGCCATCCCTTATTCTTTTCAAGCATTTGATGCCCAAGGAAATTTACTCGACGTTGATATGGAAGCAAGAATTGAAAGGCTAGTTCAAAATTTTGTCAAAGCCATTCAAAAGTTACGCTAA
- a CDS encoding UDP-N-acetylglucosamine--N-acetylmuramyl-(pentapeptide) pyrophosphoryl-undecaprenol N-acetylglucosamine transferase — protein MEKRIVITTGGTGGHIYPAIALAEKLQAFCPQIRSYFVGGKLATNPYFLKDSFPFKEVPCGMWSRKGGICSILREMRGIYGGIKESYQFLKQYQPQLVVGFGSYYTFPVLCAARLAGIPYVLHEANAIPGKVIKLFSGKALFTGIHFSAARQYLKGKILEIALPIRKDFIKHHLSQQEARALAGLHPHKKTCLIFGGSQGASILNDTVLNTLEILNKNDIQFWHITGNLEAAEKAQQAYKQKQIQAYVTSFETRMDVAWSAADFALTRAGAGTIAEAMSYEVPLILIPFPQAADQHQDKNADFVVEVIKGGAKIQQLDLNYVKLGTLFNTLTQNGGLQTWKENLRCYRQFDRSKELHHVIIDYLEGKER, from the coding sequence GTGGAAAAGCGCATTGTGATTACGACAGGGGGAACTGGGGGGCATATTTATCCTGCTATTGCTTTAGCAGAAAAACTGCAGGCGTTTTGCCCCCAAATACGCTCTTATTTTGTCGGGGGGAAACTCGCCACAAATCCCTATTTCTTGAAAGATTCCTTTCCTTTTAAAGAGGTTCCCTGCGGAATGTGGAGTAGAAAAGGGGGAATTTGCTCTATTTTGCGAGAAATGCGAGGGATTTATGGCGGAATTAAAGAAAGCTACCAGTTTTTAAAACAGTATCAACCGCAATTAGTGGTAGGTTTTGGCAGTTACTATACTTTTCCTGTCTTATGCGCCGCTAGATTAGCGGGAATCCCCTATGTTTTACATGAAGCCAATGCGATCCCTGGCAAAGTCATTAAGTTGTTTTCTGGTAAAGCTCTCTTTACAGGGATCCATTTTTCGGCAGCTAGGCAATATTTAAAAGGGAAAATTCTCGAGATTGCTTTACCAATTAGAAAAGATTTCATTAAACACCACCTTTCACAGCAAGAGGCGAGAGCACTTGCTGGATTGCATCCCCATAAAAAGACCTGCCTTATCTTTGGTGGTTCACAAGGGGCGTCTATCCTCAATGACACTGTATTAAACACCTTAGAAATTCTCAATAAAAACGACATCCAATTTTGGCATATCACAGGAAATTTAGAAGCCGCTGAAAAAGCTCAGCAAGCGTATAAGCAAAAGCAAATCCAAGCCTACGTCACTTCTTTCGAAACGCGTATGGATGTAGCGTGGAGTGCCGCCGACTTTGCTTTAACGCGTGCGGGAGCGGGGACGATAGCTGAAGCGATGTCGTATGAAGTTCCCTTAATCCTTATTCCTTTTCCCCAAGCAGCCGACCAGCACCAAGATAAAAACGCAGATTTTGTAGTGGAAGTGATAAAAGGAGGAGCAAAAATTCAGCAGTTAGATTTAAATTATGTAAAATTAGGCACGCTATTCAATACATTAACGCAAAATGGTGGATTGCAGACTTGGAAAGAAAATCTCAGATGCTATCGTCAATTCGATCGGTCCAAAGAATTGCATCATGTCATTATAGACTACCTTGAGGGAAAAGAAAGATGA
- the rsfS gene encoding ribosome silencing factor produces the protein MTCETFQREDLKNQLTTFSSLGAKKNKMNGSNERILNVIAQAIFDKKGSNIVALDVRGVSTLTDYMVIAEGTVDRHVSSIASAILEAVKPLGITPLHIEGKDGDWVIIDLGDIFIHLLVPELREKYALESLFSEAQIVDLVIDASRKISG, from the coding sequence TTGACATGTGAAACATTCCAAAGAGAGGATTTAAAAAATCAGTTAACAACCTTCTCAAGCTTAGGGGCTAAAAAAAACAAGATGAATGGTTCGAATGAAAGGATTCTGAATGTTATTGCACAAGCTATATTCGATAAAAAAGGCAGCAATATTGTAGCGTTAGACGTGAGAGGCGTCTCTACTTTGACAGATTATATGGTGATTGCAGAAGGAACTGTCGATCGTCACGTTTCTTCGATTGCTTCGGCTATTCTTGAGGCAGTCAAACCCTTAGGCATCACTCCTTTGCATATTGAAGGGAAGGACGGAGATTGGGTGATTATCGATTTGGGGGATATTTTTATCCATTTACTTGTGCCTGAACTTCGGGAAAAGTATGCTTTGGAAAGCTTATTTTCTGAGGCACAAATTGTGGACCTTGTGATTGATGCTAGTCGCAAAATATCCGGATGA
- a CDS encoding STAS domain-containing protein codes for MALMGGFIEISEEQEQGILIFHLKGRLDPISSVKAEEKILEKIKEGSSKLLMDFSQVTYLSSAGMRMLLSTSKKLKALSGKLVLCCVTSNVMDVLKMSGFDHIFVIATSKEQALSILH; via the coding sequence ATGGCGTTGATGGGAGGCTTTATTGAAATTAGCGAAGAACAAGAACAGGGGATCCTTATTTTTCATCTTAAAGGAAGGCTAGATCCCATTTCATCCGTAAAGGCGGAGGAAAAAATTTTAGAAAAGATTAAGGAGGGATCCTCTAAGCTTTTAATGGATTTTTCCCAAGTGACTTATTTAAGCAGTGCAGGCATGCGCATGCTTTTGTCTACTTCCAAAAAATTGAAGGCCTTATCAGGAAAACTTGTGCTATGCTGCGTAACATCTAATGTCATGGATGTTTTGAAAATGTCCGGATTTGACCATATCTTTGTAATCGCTACCTCTAAAGAACAAGCTTTATCTATTCTTCACTAA
- the cutA gene encoding divalent-cation tolerance protein CutA encodes MTTFIEVHWTSGSIEEARQVSRYLVQEQLVACAQIIPSIESFYMWNNQLETALESKVVFKTRLEKFEKIKEAILKNCSYQIPEITYQVIQDGNREYLEWLKTSIPDF; translated from the coding sequence ATGACAACATTTATCGAAGTACACTGGACGAGTGGGAGCATTGAGGAAGCTCGCCAGGTTTCCCGTTATTTAGTGCAAGAACAGCTTGTTGCTTGCGCCCAAATCATTCCCTCAATTGAATCTTTTTATATGTGGAATAACCAACTGGAAACAGCTCTGGAAAGCAAGGTGGTTTTTAAGACAAGATTGGAAAAATTTGAAAAAATTAAAGAAGCTATCCTAAAAAATTGCAGTTATCAAATTCCCGAAATAACCTATCAAGTCATTCAAGATGGCAATAGGGAGTATTTAGAATGGTTAAAGACAAGTATTCCAGATTTTTAA
- a CDS encoding glycosyltransferase family A protein — MMKRFKVVVPSFNSVDFIGKTLGSIESQTYKNFDVCVIDDGSTLPKQREIIQDFCQRNRWNSIFHKKNEGALFGLVGAIKSLQCEDDDVIVVIDGDDWLAHDKAFEKIHQIYAEHDVYLTWGQCEIYPPGKTPMKYAQPIPDMILEQKLYRDIPFVFWHPGTFKYYLWKHIQDTDLRDADGNYFRIMKDKATLYPMLEMAGNKIKFIDETLYTYNLSNPLNDYATTPLEEVERVNQLLKQRPRYATLDFSQR; from the coding sequence ATGATGAAACGTTTTAAAGTAGTCGTCCCTTCTTTTAATAGCGTAGATTTTATTGGAAAAACGCTCGGCTCGATCGAGTCACAAACCTACAAAAATTTTGATGTATGCGTCATTGATGATGGGTCAACTTTGCCTAAACAAAGAGAAATTATCCAGGACTTTTGCCAAAGAAATCGGTGGAATTCCATTTTCCATAAGAAGAATGAAGGCGCTCTTTTTGGACTCGTAGGAGCGATTAAAAGCCTGCAATGTGAAGATGACGATGTGATCGTTGTCATAGATGGGGATGACTGGCTTGCCCATGATAAAGCCTTTGAAAAAATTCACCAAATATACGCGGAGCATGACGTGTATTTAACCTGGGGACAATGTGAAATTTATCCTCCTGGAAAAACGCCTATGAAATACGCTCAGCCAATTCCCGATATGATTCTTGAGCAAAAACTGTATCGCGATATTCCTTTTGTCTTTTGGCACCCCGGAACTTTTAAATATTATTTATGGAAGCATATCCAAGATACCGATTTAAGGGACGCGGATGGAAACTATTTTCGAATCATGAAAGATAAAGCAACTCTTTACCCGATGCTCGAAATGGCTGGAAACAAAATTAAATTTATCGATGAAACGCTTTATACCTACAATCTTTCAAATCCCTTAAATGATTATGCCACAACTCCCTTGGAAGAGGTGGAACGGGTTAACCAACTTCTTAAGCAAAGGCCGCGGTATGCAACCTTGGATTTTAGTCAACGATGA
- the gatC gene encoding Asp-tRNA(Asn)/Glu-tRNA(Gln) amidotransferase subunit GatC, with amino-acid sequence MTLNKETLKNLAQLSRIRYSEEEEEALLKDLQSILAYIDELKEIDTTDVKACNHVLEEISNVMRPDVVGATLPRKTFLDNSPSQVSGMIRVPLVIKSKS; translated from the coding sequence ATGACTTTAAACAAAGAAACCTTAAAAAATTTAGCTCAGCTCAGCCGCATTCGCTACTCTGAAGAAGAGGAAGAAGCACTCCTCAAAGATCTTCAAAGTATTTTGGCTTACATCGATGAGCTCAAAGAAATTGACACGACAGATGTCAAAGCTTGTAATCATGTGCTTGAAGAGATTTCAAATGTGATGCGTCCGGATGTTGTAGGAGCTACCCTTCCGCGAAAAACATTCTTAGATAACTCCCCTTCACAAGTTAGCGGAATGATCCGAGTTCCTCTTGTGATTAAATCCAAGTCATAA
- the miaA gene encoding tRNA (adenosine(37)-N6)-dimethylallyltransferase MiaA: MNGVIEREEVERIVLNFAIEAQKQIPINLQKPRKRVIVISGPTGCGKTAFSLKLAKEIGGEIISADSMQIYRGMDIGTAKATLKERELIPHHLLDIRDISENYSVVDFYYEARQCCEEIHKRGNVPIVTGGSGFYLHSFLYGPPSGPPSLPELRKTLEAELEEKGAEFLYEKLMQLDVQYARSITKHDKQKIVRALEILTLTGKKVSHLSWKGRHKPRNYDFRCWFLYRPKEHLYRRIEHRCEKMIEDGLLEEVERLEKKGLLQNSSASQAIGYRQALDYLRTPRTKEDFQKFLEEFKKSSRRYAKRQFTWFRQEPLFQWLDLDLHDLEVAGEMVRRDYEMGI, from the coding sequence GTGAATGGCGTGATAGAAAGAGAAGAAGTTGAGCGCATTGTCCTTAATTTTGCGATTGAGGCTCAAAAACAAATTCCGATAAACCTGCAAAAACCTAGAAAGCGGGTCATTGTCATTTCTGGCCCCACCGGATGCGGTAAAACCGCCTTCTCTTTAAAACTCGCGAAAGAAATTGGAGGGGAAATTATCTCTGCTGATTCTATGCAAATTTACCGAGGAATGGATATTGGTACAGCTAAAGCGACGTTAAAAGAAAGGGAATTAATTCCTCACCACCTTTTAGATATCCGCGATATCTCCGAAAATTATAGCGTGGTGGATTTCTATTATGAAGCAAGGCAGTGTTGTGAAGAGATCCATAAGCGGGGAAATGTCCCTATTGTAACGGGAGGATCAGGTTTTTATTTACACTCTTTTTTGTATGGCCCTCCTAGTGGGCCTCCCTCTTTGCCTGAACTGCGAAAGACGCTGGAAGCTGAGCTTGAGGAAAAGGGAGCCGAGTTTTTATATGAAAAATTGATGCAGCTCGATGTGCAATATGCGCGCAGCATTACTAAACATGACAAACAAAAAATTGTTCGCGCGCTAGAAATTTTAACTTTAACGGGTAAAAAAGTCAGCCACCTTTCTTGGAAAGGAAGGCACAAGCCAAGGAATTATGATTTTCGTTGCTGGTTTCTTTATCGTCCCAAAGAGCATTTATACCGGCGTATTGAACATCGTTGCGAAAAAATGATCGAGGACGGGCTGCTCGAAGAAGTGGAAAGGTTAGAAAAAAAGGGGTTGCTTCAAAATTCTTCGGCTTCGCAAGCGATTGGGTATCGGCAAGCTTTGGATTATCTTCGCACGCCCCGCACAAAAGAGGATTTTCAAAAATTTTTAGAGGAATTTAAAAAATCTTCCCGCCGATACGCAAAAAGACAGTTTACGTGGTTTCGACAAGAACCCTTATTCCAATGGTTGGATTTGGACCTCCATGATTTAGAAGTCGCAGGGGAAATGGTACGAAGGGACTATGAGATGGGAATATGA
- the nadD gene encoding nicotinate-nucleotide adenylyltransferase — protein sequence MKDKIGIYGGTFDPIHFGHLNLAIQLKEKHALKEVWFCPARVSPHKLDKQAAADSRHRLEMVATALVPVPEFKLLYIETQREGPSYTVDTLRFLYEQEIKRALPRQLHLLMGDDQLAAFLKWKEPEQIVQLAPPLIGCRQENCRWEAGEDPISQAILRGMTVTSIMEISSTEIRHRIAKGLYCGHWVPEKVLDYIQKHRLYSKDIY from the coding sequence ATGAAAGATAAAATTGGGATTTATGGGGGAACCTTCGATCCTATCCATTTTGGGCACCTCAATCTGGCGATTCAGCTGAAAGAGAAGCACGCTTTGAAAGAAGTATGGTTTTGTCCGGCAAGAGTCAGTCCACACAAACTAGACAAGCAAGCTGCTGCTGATAGCCGCCACCGGCTAGAAATGGTTGCAACCGCGCTCGTTCCTGTTCCAGAATTCAAATTGCTATATATAGAAACTCAAAGAGAAGGGCCTTCTTACACGGTCGATACCTTGCGTTTTTTATATGAACAAGAAATCAAAAGAGCGCTTCCCCGTCAACTGCATTTGTTAATGGGGGATGATCAGCTTGCAGCCTTTTTGAAATGGAAGGAACCGGAGCAAATTGTCCAATTAGCTCCACCTTTGATTGGTTGTCGCCAAGAAAATTGTCGATGGGAAGCGGGAGAGGATCCGATCAGCCAAGCTATTTTAAGGGGAATGACTGTTACTTCTATTATGGAGATCTCCAGTACAGAAATTCGGCACAGGATCGCTAAGGGCCTTTACTGCGGTCATTGGGTTCCCGAAAAAGTACTAGATTATATACAGAAACATCGGCTATACTCTAAAGATATTTATTAG